From Pseudovibrio sp. Tun.PSC04-5.I4, a single genomic window includes:
- a CDS encoding TetR/AcrR family transcriptional regulator — translation MSQNNPTNDGELTPDLESMFDNCVQVFLRLGYETSTMDDLAKAGKVSRPFLDQRYSSKTDLTVAALKWYYTKYGRQMTTAMATHSDISAAMEAGLVSFIEISYDQIRADKRLFVRTLIDISYVDEGVKAAFDDMRNDWEVQVKDKFAQCQNEFIDPTEIDVLLHYFLTLVEGTYQLIKYGTPSEIMYKVALLSVEVLDAHMKSSHLNK, via the coding sequence ATGAGCCAGAATAATCCTACAAATGATGGCGAGTTAACTCCAGATCTTGAGAGCATGTTTGATAACTGTGTTCAGGTGTTTTTACGGCTGGGCTATGAAACGTCGACGATGGATGATCTGGCCAAGGCGGGCAAGGTGTCTCGCCCATTTCTGGACCAACGTTACTCTTCTAAAACCGACCTGACAGTTGCTGCTCTGAAGTGGTATTATACAAAATACGGTCGGCAGATGACAACTGCCATGGCGACGCATTCAGATATCAGCGCAGCTATGGAAGCGGGCCTGGTTTCCTTCATCGAGATCAGCTACGATCAGATCCGCGCTGACAAAAGGCTCTTTGTACGTACGCTCATAGATATCAGTTACGTGGATGAGGGCGTAAAAGCCGCGTTTGATGATATGCGGAATGATTGGGAAGTACAGGTTAAAGACAAATTCGCTCAATGCCAGAATGAGTTTATTGATCCAACAGAAATCGATGTGCTTTTACATTATTTTTTGACATTAGTGGAAGGCACCTATCAACTCATTAAATATGGCACGCCCAGTGAAATTATGTACAAAGTGGCGTTGTTGAGTGTGGAAGTGCTAGATGCCCATATGAAATCATCACACTTGAATAAATAG
- a CDS encoding TetR/AcrR family transcriptional regulator: protein MEIFLRHGYERVSLEDLEEICRVPHGTLTTKYNSKQQLAAAAIDWYYSKYSQRMKSAMEQQTDICSAVKAALYAFIEFNYTQGEVSKDHYVRSIIDISRIDTELNQEFERLQHDWELSFIGKFEQYRDQLSDPSKAEGLAQFYLTTIEGLYEVIKSKPPRPMVFGVADLSLDVVKANLKQSPEH from the coding sequence GTGGAAATATTTCTTCGTCATGGGTATGAGCGTGTTTCCCTAGAGGATCTCGAAGAAATATGTCGTGTTCCTCACGGAACTCTAACCACAAAATATAACAGCAAACAACAATTGGCCGCTGCAGCTATAGACTGGTATTACTCAAAATATAGCCAAAGAATGAAATCTGCTATGGAGCAGCAGACTGATATTTGCTCGGCTGTAAAAGCTGCTCTCTATGCTTTTATTGAATTCAATTATACTCAGGGTGAAGTGTCAAAGGACCACTATGTTCGCAGTATTATTGATATCTCGCGCATAGATACTGAATTGAATCAGGAATTTGAGAGACTACAACACGATTGGGAACTTAGTTTTATTGGTAAGTTTGAACAATATAGAGATCAGCTATCTGATCCTTCAAAAGCTGAAGGGTTGGCGCAATTTTATCTGACAACGATTGAGGGCCTCTATGAGGTTATAAAGTCAAAGCCTCCAAGACCAATGGTGTTTGGTGTTGCAGACCTCAGCCTTGATGTTGTTAAGGCGAACCTAAAGCAATCGCCCGAGCATTGA
- a CDS encoding TetR/AcrR family transcriptional regulator, whose product MSSLDPIHEGELSPELETTLDACVKVFMLQGFQHATLEDVAAASGTSREFIEQHFATKEQFCSAALRWYFSKFYRQLRSVLALHSELYPAVEAVLYEYIELSCEQYDAGTALRFHTLMDIAGLDEDLAEELRKMKVEGMEHFLFKFTQCKGELTGNDEATGLAQFYSTVVEGLSIMVQNGMSHDALYKTANLSLEVLENHLKKGSN is encoded by the coding sequence ATGTCCTCATTAGACCCCATACACGAGGGTGAACTCTCACCTGAACTCGAAACAACGTTAGATGCCTGCGTAAAGGTGTTTATGCTGCAGGGCTTCCAACATGCGACACTGGAAGACGTTGCAGCTGCCAGCGGAACATCGCGAGAGTTTATAGAACAGCACTTCGCCACCAAAGAGCAGTTTTGTTCTGCGGCCCTACGCTGGTACTTCTCCAAATTCTATCGTCAGCTGAGATCCGTACTGGCGTTGCATTCTGAGCTCTACCCGGCTGTTGAAGCCGTTCTTTATGAGTATATAGAACTGTCCTGCGAGCAGTATGACGCTGGCACTGCACTGAGATTTCACACTCTGATGGATATCGCCGGTCTGGATGAAGACCTCGCTGAAGAGCTTCGTAAAATGAAGGTTGAAGGTATGGAGCATTTCCTCTTCAAGTTCACCCAGTGCAAGGGGGAGCTGACAGGAAATGATGAAGCAACGGGGTTGGCTCAATTCTATTCCACGGTGGTTGAAGGTCTTTCCATCATGGTCCAGAATGGTATGTCTCACGACGCCCTCTACAAAACGGCAAACCTGAGCCTTGAGGTTCTGGAAAATCATCTCAAAAAAGGCAGTAACTGA
- a CDS encoding TetR/AcrR family transcriptional regulator — translation MPRGNNLHQTILDAALELFLRHGYANISIAEISEKSGAATGDIYQYFKGKPDIAVALWNQSVNGWRTQTRNTPQTHSVEDAIKASVSGLLKWGSEKPQQFRVFEEFKVKAQTEVGFVTIKEQIHAVHLQGEALYSTWRGLGAVKDISWNIASCLIVGPSYAFLNTEETVTVKDREVLVEMAWEAVKQP, via the coding sequence GTGCCAAGGGGAAACAATCTCCATCAAACAATTCTGGATGCGGCCCTAGAGCTTTTCTTAAGGCACGGTTACGCCAACATCTCTATTGCAGAAATCAGCGAGAAGAGTGGCGCGGCAACAGGCGATATCTATCAATACTTCAAGGGAAAACCGGATATCGCAGTTGCCTTGTGGAACCAGTCTGTAAACGGCTGGCGCACGCAAACAAGAAACACACCCCAGACTCATAGCGTGGAAGACGCCATAAAAGCCTCGGTCTCAGGTCTTTTGAAATGGGGGAGTGAGAAGCCTCAGCAGTTCCGCGTTTTTGAGGAGTTCAAGGTCAAAGCGCAGACGGAAGTCGGGTTTGTCACAATCAAAGAGCAGATACACGCCGTCCACCTACAGGGAGAGGCGCTCTACAGCACGTGGAGAGGTCTTGGAGCTGTAAAGGATATCTCATGGAATATTGCCTCATGCCTCATTGTGGGGCCTTCCTACGCGTTCCTGAACACGGAAGAGACAGTCACAGTAAAGGATCGTGAGGTTTTGGTAGAGATGGCATGGGAAGCGGTAAAGCAGCCCTAG
- a CDS encoding HAD-IA family hydrolase — protein MLQDIDVIAWDFDGVLNRNLVNDRFEWVQKFEEDLDVSWPSFAKVIFSEHYEDVLIGKVDLKKPLQQWAAIVGYTGNLDDFMHYWFERDAHPDQDLIALMGTLSQAGVRQVIATNNEAHRVRYIGEDMGYSNRVETIFASGPMGCVKPNADYFIHISTSLGISPARILLIDDREENVIAAQDMGWKALHFTPKTKEQILKVLKEA, from the coding sequence ATGTTGCAGGATATCGACGTGATTGCATGGGATTTTGACGGTGTGTTGAACCGGAATCTCGTCAATGACCGGTTTGAGTGGGTTCAGAAGTTTGAAGAGGACCTAGACGTTTCCTGGCCCTCCTTTGCGAAGGTCATCTTCTCAGAACACTATGAGGATGTTCTTATTGGCAAAGTGGATTTAAAAAAACCTTTGCAGCAATGGGCGGCGATCGTTGGTTATACGGGCAATCTGGATGACTTTATGCATTACTGGTTTGAACGGGATGCTCACCCGGATCAAGATTTGATCGCGCTCATGGGGACACTCTCCCAAGCGGGGGTGCGTCAGGTGATTGCCACCAACAACGAGGCACATCGTGTCCGCTATATTGGCGAGGATATGGGCTATAGCAACCGGGTAGAGACGATCTTCGCATCCGGCCCTATGGGATGCGTCAAGCCCAATGCAGATTACTTCATACACATATCAACGAGCCTGGGTATTTCCCCTGCGCGTATATTGCTGATTGATGACCGGGAAGAGAACGTGATTGCCGCTCAGGATATGGGCTGGAAGGCGTTACACTTTACTCCAAAAACCAAAGAGCAAATCCTGAAGGTGCTGAAAGAAGCTTAG
- a CDS encoding molybdopterin-dependent oxidoreductase, producing MTKPEKPQRFASACPHDCPSTCAVEVEVYADGRIGRLHGARDNDYTAGVICAKVARYAERLHHPDRLTKPLRRTGPKGSGQFEEISWEDALQEVTDKFQAAEQKHGPQTVWPYFFAGTMGLVQRDSIDRLRNAKGYSGMYQTFCTNMAWTGYIAGTGKLAGPDPLEMALADAVVIWGTNPVATQINVMTHAIKARKANKAKIVVVDVYKTETMKQADIGLVIKPGSDAALACAVMHVFFRDGYADRAYMEKYADAPAELEEHLKTRDPEWASKITGLSIDQIEEFAKLVGETKKTFYRLGYGFTRQRNGVVSMHAASCIGVVGGNYQYKGGGVFHNNGAIYGLNMAMVEAHSLRDPSIRKLDMSQVGRVLTGDKDALMDGPPITAMLIQNTNPVSVAPEQTLVKQGFAREDLFLVVHEQFMTETAKMADIVLPATQFLEHYDIYKGAGHQNLLFGPKLADAPGEAKENLYVLNQLIARLGGKEHEGHAFTAREHIDWMLKNSKYPGGLAELEEKRWLDCQPSFDEAHYINGFGYEDGKFRFKPDWPNIPAPNNGPMGPWQDMPVLPDHWEINEMPTADCPYRLVTSPSRSFLNSTFTETLSSQKKEGRPTAMLHAQDAEHLGLEEGDKIILSNHRGEVRLFATIGDRPQKGTIVAEGIWPNAAHEGGNGINTLTGADQTAPFGGAAFHDIHVAIRKA from the coding sequence ATGACTAAGCCAGAAAAGCCACAAAGATTTGCATCCGCCTGTCCCCATGATTGCCCCTCAACATGCGCTGTTGAAGTGGAAGTTTATGCAGACGGACGCATTGGCCGATTGCATGGCGCACGAGACAATGATTATACAGCCGGCGTTATCTGCGCAAAGGTCGCTCGCTATGCAGAACGCCTGCATCATCCCGACCGTCTGACAAAGCCACTGCGCCGGACTGGGCCGAAAGGCTCCGGCCAGTTTGAGGAAATTAGCTGGGAAGACGCGCTTCAGGAGGTCACGGATAAGTTTCAAGCTGCAGAGCAAAAGCATGGCCCGCAAACGGTGTGGCCTTACTTCTTTGCGGGTACCATGGGCCTTGTTCAGCGCGATAGTATTGACCGTCTGCGTAATGCCAAGGGTTACTCCGGCATGTACCAGACCTTTTGTACCAATATGGCATGGACTGGTTATATTGCAGGCACAGGCAAACTCGCTGGGCCGGACCCACTGGAAATGGCCCTTGCGGATGCTGTTGTGATCTGGGGCACCAACCCGGTGGCAACACAGATCAACGTCATGACCCACGCCATTAAGGCGCGCAAAGCCAACAAAGCCAAGATCGTTGTTGTCGACGTTTATAAAACCGAGACCATGAAACAGGCCGACATAGGTCTGGTGATCAAACCGGGGTCAGATGCCGCGCTCGCCTGTGCTGTGATGCATGTCTTCTTCCGTGATGGTTATGCCGATCGCGCCTATATGGAAAAATACGCGGACGCACCCGCTGAGCTTGAAGAGCATCTGAAAACACGCGATCCGGAGTGGGCCAGCAAGATCACCGGCCTGTCCATTGACCAGATCGAAGAATTTGCAAAGCTGGTTGGCGAAACCAAAAAGACCTTCTACCGGTTGGGCTACGGCTTTACCCGCCAGCGCAACGGCGTTGTCTCCATGCATGCAGCCAGCTGCATCGGCGTTGTTGGCGGTAACTACCAGTACAAAGGCGGCGGCGTCTTCCATAACAATGGAGCTATCTACGGTCTCAACATGGCGATGGTCGAAGCTCATTCGCTGCGCGATCCGTCCATCCGTAAGTTGGACATGTCTCAGGTTGGCCGCGTGCTGACAGGCGACAAAGATGCCCTGATGGATGGACCTCCCATCACAGCCATGTTGATCCAGAACACCAACCCGGTCTCTGTGGCACCAGAGCAGACACTCGTGAAGCAAGGCTTTGCCCGTGAGGATCTGTTTTTAGTGGTTCACGAGCAGTTCATGACAGAAACCGCGAAAATGGCCGATATCGTTTTGCCAGCCACGCAGTTTCTGGAGCACTATGATATCTACAAAGGCGCTGGGCATCAGAACCTGCTGTTTGGTCCAAAACTGGCGGACGCACCGGGAGAGGCGAAAGAGAACCTTTACGTGCTCAATCAGCTGATAGCGCGCCTTGGTGGCAAGGAGCATGAAGGCCATGCCTTTACCGCTCGCGAACACATCGACTGGATGCTCAAAAACTCCAAGTACCCCGGCGGACTTGCTGAGCTGGAAGAAAAGCGTTGGTTGGATTGTCAGCCGAGTTTTGATGAGGCGCATTACATCAACGGGTTTGGCTATGAGGATGGCAAATTTCGCTTCAAACCAGACTGGCCAAATATCCCCGCACCAAACAATGGCCCAATGGGGCCGTGGCAGGACATGCCGGTGCTCCCCGATCATTGGGAAATTAACGAGATGCCAACTGCGGACTGTCCATACCGTCTGGTGACATCACCCTCGCGTTCGTTCCTCAACTCCACCTTTACGGAGACATTGAGTTCTCAAAAGAAGGAAGGGCGCCCAACAGCCATGCTACACGCGCAAGATGCAGAGCATCTGGGATTGGAAGAGGGGGACAAGATTATCCTCTCCAACCATCGCGGCGAAGTGCGCCTGTTTGCGACCATCGGAGATCGTCCTCAAAAGGGAACCATTGTGGCCGAAGGCATCTGGCCCAACGCAGCCCATGAAGGCGGAAATGGTATTAACACGCTGACCGGAGCAGACCAGACCGCTCCATTCGGCGGTGCTGCATTCCATGATATTCACGTGGCAATCCGCAAAGCATAA
- the purN gene encoding phosphoribosylglycinamide formyltransferase, translated as MNNGAKRRVGILISGRGSNMLSLIEAAKAPDFPAQIVAVGSNKPEAKGLETASKEGFATFAVDHKLYGKDREAFERDLDAKLRENNVELLVLAGFLRLLTPWFVHQWQGRMINIHPALLPSFTGLHTHERALTEGVRIHGATVHFVTAEMDVGPIIAQGAVPVLDGDTPDALAARVLEVEHRIYPIALEAVASGKVHISGLRVKIDNSEHEGDSLIA; from the coding sequence ATGAACAATGGAGCAAAACGGCGCGTTGGCATTTTGATCTCCGGGCGTGGCTCCAACATGCTGTCTCTTATAGAGGCAGCAAAGGCTCCCGATTTTCCTGCACAAATCGTGGCTGTCGGGTCTAACAAGCCAGAAGCAAAAGGACTTGAAACGGCATCAAAAGAAGGCTTTGCAACCTTCGCCGTGGACCATAAGCTTTACGGCAAAGACCGAGAGGCTTTTGAGCGTGATCTGGATGCCAAGCTGCGGGAGAACAATGTTGAGCTGCTTGTGCTTGCAGGTTTTTTGCGACTTTTAACGCCTTGGTTTGTGCATCAGTGGCAAGGCCGGATGATCAACATCCACCCTGCTCTGCTGCCTAGCTTCACCGGTCTTCATACGCATGAACGTGCATTGACTGAAGGCGTTCGCATTCACGGTGCAACGGTTCACTTTGTTACCGCAGAAATGGATGTGGGGCCTATCATTGCTCAAGGGGCTGTTCCCGTTCTTGACGGGGATACACCGGACGCTCTGGCGGCACGGGTTTTGGAGGTAGAGCACAGGATCTACCCGATAGCCTTGGAAGCAGTTGCCAGTGGCAAGGTTCATATTTCCGGTTTACGTGTCAAAATTGATAATTCAGAGCATGAGGGGGATAGTCTCATCGCTTGA
- the purM gene encoding phosphoribosylformylglycinamidine cyclo-ligase — protein MSQDQNGKNGLTYSQAGVDIDAGNALVKRISPLVKATRRPGADSDIGGFGGLFDLKAAGFKDPVLVAANDGVGTKLKIAIDTNVHSGVGIDLVAMCVNDLVVQGAEPLFFLDYFATGALDVDMAADVVAGIAEGCKIAGAALIGGETAEMPGMYAKGDYDLAGFSVGAAERGTLLPSKDIGAGDVLLGLASSGVHSNGFSLVRKIVELSGLKWSDAAPFEDGKTLGEALMEPTRIYVKSLLSAIKETGGIKALAHITGGGLPENLPRVLPKGLAARIDLSAIASPAVFGWLAKTGGIAQFEMLRTFNCGVGMVVAVHADKVDAVREVLEREGETVVTLGKLEAAQDGQEQVVFDGSMGFAK, from the coding sequence ATGAGCCAGGACCAGAACGGCAAAAACGGCCTTACCTATTCTCAAGCGGGTGTCGATATTGACGCCGGGAACGCACTGGTCAAACGGATCAGCCCCCTTGTGAAAGCAACACGTCGTCCAGGTGCTGATAGTGACATTGGCGGTTTTGGGGGTCTGTTCGACCTTAAAGCCGCTGGTTTTAAAGACCCAGTTCTTGTGGCAGCCAACGACGGTGTTGGAACCAAGCTAAAAATCGCGATTGATACAAACGTGCATAGCGGCGTGGGCATCGACCTTGTTGCCATGTGTGTGAACGATCTTGTGGTTCAGGGCGCAGAACCTTTGTTCTTCCTCGACTATTTTGCAACCGGTGCGCTGGACGTTGATATGGCCGCTGACGTTGTAGCGGGTATTGCAGAAGGCTGTAAAATTGCTGGTGCAGCGCTGATCGGCGGTGAAACCGCTGAAATGCCCGGCATGTATGCAAAGGGTGATTACGACCTTGCAGGCTTTTCCGTAGGCGCTGCTGAACGTGGCACGCTGCTTCCTTCCAAAGATATTGGCGCGGGTGACGTGCTGTTGGGCCTTGCCTCTTCCGGCGTTCATTCCAACGGCTTTTCTCTTGTCCGCAAGATCGTCGAACTGTCTGGTCTTAAATGGTCCGATGCGGCGCCGTTTGAAGATGGCAAGACGCTTGGCGAAGCCTTGATGGAACCGACCCGCATCTATGTGAAGTCGCTGCTTAGCGCGATTAAAGAGACAGGCGGCATCAAAGCTCTGGCTCATATCACCGGTGGTGGTCTTCCTGAGAACCTGCCGCGTGTTTTGCCAAAGGGTCTTGCGGCGCGGATTGATCTTTCTGCAATCGCCTCACCGGCTGTGTTTGGCTGGCTTGCAAAAACCGGCGGTATTGCGCAGTTTGAAATGCTGCGTACCTTCAACTGCGGTGTCGGTATGGTTGTTGCTGTTCATGCCGATAAGGTTGATGCAGTTCGCGAAGTCCTTGAGCGTGAAGGCGAAACTGTTGTAACATTGGGCAAGCTGGAAGCGGCACAGGACGGACAAGAGCAAGTGGTCTTTGACGGATCTATGGGTTTTGCAAAATGA
- a CDS encoding AI-2E family transporter: MSTNKQLFFWLLSFAVFILFLLVFQSILLPFVAGMALAYLLDPIADYLEHHGFGRMWATLTILLIFIIVFVAALLILVPILGKQLIALLDYLPELAGNLEALLREGLGPQLDRLSNLSGQTSKIDWGAFVGQAATFVGGLLSSIWSGGQALISIIGLAVVTPVVAFYLLLDWDGMIARIDSWLPRDYQKTIRVLAKDMDGVVAGFVRGQVLMCLILGTFYAVALLILGLKFGLLIGLTAGLISFIPYVGAIVGFGLSIGIALVQFWPDYFMIGAVLVVFVVGQFLEGNVLQPKLLGESVGLHPVWLMFALFAFGSLMGFVGMLIAIPAAAVVGVLARFVLRQYLASSLYAGHKNNTNMTEGLE; the protein is encoded by the coding sequence ATGAGTACAAACAAACAGTTGTTCTTCTGGCTTCTGTCTTTTGCAGTCTTCATCCTGTTTCTGCTGGTGTTTCAGAGCATCCTCCTGCCGTTCGTTGCAGGCATGGCACTTGCGTATTTGCTCGACCCAATTGCAGATTATCTGGAACACCACGGCTTCGGCAGAATGTGGGCAACTCTCACAATCCTGCTGATCTTCATTATCGTCTTTGTCGCAGCTCTGCTCATTCTGGTGCCGATCCTCGGTAAGCAGTTGATCGCATTGTTGGATTACCTTCCTGAACTCGCCGGAAATCTCGAAGCCTTGCTGCGAGAAGGTCTCGGTCCGCAGTTGGACCGGCTCAGTAATCTGTCAGGACAAACCTCCAAAATTGATTGGGGCGCCTTCGTAGGCCAAGCCGCAACCTTTGTCGGAGGGTTGCTCTCCTCCATTTGGAGTGGCGGCCAAGCTCTCATATCAATCATAGGCTTAGCGGTTGTAACACCCGTCGTAGCCTTCTACCTGCTGCTCGACTGGGACGGCATGATCGCACGCATCGACAGCTGGCTCCCAAGGGATTACCAGAAGACAATTCGTGTCCTGGCAAAAGACATGGACGGCGTCGTCGCAGGCTTCGTCCGCGGTCAAGTCCTTATGTGTCTGATCCTAGGAACTTTTTACGCTGTTGCACTGCTCATTCTTGGTCTGAAATTCGGTCTGCTGATTGGCCTGACAGCAGGTCTAATCAGCTTCATACCCTATGTTGGCGCCATCGTCGGGTTTGGTCTTTCAATTGGTATTGCTTTGGTTCAATTTTGGCCTGACTATTTTATGATTGGTGCTGTTCTGGTGGTTTTCGTCGTAGGCCAGTTTTTGGAGGGAAATGTCCTTCAACCCAAACTTTTAGGCGAAAGTGTCGGCCTTCATCCCGTTTGGCTGATGTTTGCACTGTTCGCTTTTGGTTCTCTCATGGGATTTGTGGGGATGTTAATAGCAATTCCGGCCGCTGCAGTGGTTGGGGTACTAGCGCGATTTGTTCTCAGGCAATATCTTGCAAGTTCGCTTTATGCAGGTCACAAAAATAATACCAATATGACGGAAGGACTGGAATGA
- a CDS encoding DnaA/Hda family protein produces the protein MTGSTGPQQLPLVLPHEEALGVDDYLVSTSNQAAFNLISNWPQWPSPIVTLQGPIGSGKTHLVNAWQELSGAQIVGGDELEFLDITALAESGPIAVEDLHSGFDEASLFHLFNAVRLADGNMLMTTREWPNTFELKTKDLESRFRAATPVQVQEPDDMLLRMVLTKHFADRQVTVDSSVIDYLVIRIERSLDAARNVVNLLDRHALATGKKISRVMASKIMENMDE, from the coding sequence ATGACGGGATCTACAGGGCCACAACAATTGCCTTTGGTCTTGCCCCATGAGGAGGCATTGGGGGTTGATGATTATCTGGTTTCAACGTCAAATCAGGCTGCATTCAACCTGATTTCCAACTGGCCACAATGGCCATCTCCAATTGTCACATTGCAAGGGCCAATTGGATCAGGGAAAACTCATCTGGTAAATGCTTGGCAAGAGCTGAGCGGGGCCCAGATCGTGGGTGGTGACGAGCTGGAGTTTCTGGATATAACTGCACTAGCAGAATCCGGTCCCATTGCCGTGGAAGATCTGCACTCTGGATTTGATGAAGCCTCGTTGTTTCATCTCTTCAATGCTGTGCGCTTGGCCGACGGCAATATGCTGATGACCACTCGGGAGTGGCCGAATACGTTTGAGCTGAAAACCAAGGATCTTGAGTCGCGCTTTCGGGCAGCGACGCCCGTTCAGGTCCAGGAACCAGACGATATGCTGCTTCGCATGGTGTTGACCAAACATTTTGCGGATCGTCAGGTTACTGTTGACTCCAGTGTGATAGACTACCTTGTGATACGCATTGAACGTTCGCTGGATGCTGCACGCAATGTGGTCAATCTGCTGGATAGACATGCTTTAGCGACCGGTAAGAAGATTTCTCGTGTAATGGCCTCCAAAATTATGGAGAACATGGACGAGTAA